In Sphingobacterium zeae, one genomic interval encodes:
- the pyrH gene encoding UMP kinase, with amino-acid sequence MKYKRILLKLSGESLMGDQSYGIDINRVSQYANDIKEIHDQGLEIAIVIGGGNIYRGLSAEKSGMDRVQADYMGMLATVINSMALQDALEKVGKKTRLLTAIKMEQICEPFIRRRAVRHLEKGRIVIFGAGTGNPYFTTDTAASLRAIEINADAVLKGTRVDGIYTADPEKDPSATKFEEISFTEVYEKGLNVMDMTAFTLCQENKLPIIVFDMNKPGNLLKLANGEHVGTVVK; translated from the coding sequence ATGAAATACAAACGTATCTTATTAAAACTTAGCGGTGAATCCTTAATGGGTGACCAAAGCTATGGTATCGATATTAACCGTGTATCGCAATACGCTAATGATATCAAAGAAATTCACGATCAAGGTTTAGAAATTGCAATTGTTATCGGTGGCGGTAATATTTACCGTGGTTTAAGCGCTGAAAAATCAGGAATGGACCGTGTTCAAGCAGACTATATGGGCATGCTTGCCACAGTCATCAACAGCATGGCACTGCAGGATGCGCTTGAGAAAGTTGGGAAAAAGACACGTTTGCTTACTGCGATCAAAATGGAGCAAATATGTGAACCTTTTATTCGTAGAAGAGCCGTTCGCCACTTGGAAAAAGGCCGTATTGTTATTTTCGGAGCTGGTACTGGAAATCCGTATTTCACAACAGATACCGCTGCATCTTTACGTGCGATCGAAATCAATGCAGATGCTGTATTGAAAGGAACACGTGTTGATGGTATTTACACTGCTGATCCGGAAAAAGATCCTAGTGCAACAAAATTTGAGGAAATATCATTCACAGAGGTTTATGAGAAAGGATTAAATGTCATGGACATGACTGCCTTTACCCTTTGTCAAGAAAACAAATTACCGATCATCGTATTTGATATGAATAAACCAGGCAATTTATTAAAACTTGCTAATGGTGAGCATGTTGGAACTGTGGTTAAATAA
- the bshA gene encoding N-acetyl-alpha-D-glucosaminyl L-malate synthase BshA: MKIGIVCYPTFGGSGVVATELGKALAANGHEIHFITYRQPARLDFFSENLYYHEVAVSQYPLFDFLPYESALASKLVDVVRFEKLDLIHVHYAIPHASAAFMAKQILLTTYGITIPVVTTLHGTDITLVGKDKSFSPVVTFSINQSDGVTAVSQNLKDQTLGYFDITRDIKVIPNFIDLDRFSNKDRSHFKKAIAPGNERILVHTSNFRKVKNTEDVIRIFKKVHDVIPSKLLMVGDGPERRNAEELSRELNVCQDIRFLGKQDAVEEILSVSDLFLMPSSSESFGLAALEAMACQVPVISSNTGGLPELNKNGVTGFLSAVGDVDDMAKNAIYILEDGERLQKFKEAALNHAKEFQLSNIMPLYEQYYQKVINQTIKPQ, encoded by the coding sequence ATGAAAATAGGAATTGTTTGTTATCCCACCTTTGGTGGAAGTGGTGTAGTTGCAACCGAACTCGGAAAGGCTTTGGCCGCTAATGGACATGAGATCCATTTTATTACCTATCGACAACCTGCACGACTGGATTTCTTCTCTGAAAACCTATACTACCATGAGGTAGCTGTTTCGCAATATCCGCTTTTTGACTTTCTACCCTATGAATCTGCATTAGCCAGCAAACTGGTAGATGTTGTTCGTTTCGAAAAGTTGGATTTGATCCACGTCCACTATGCAATCCCACATGCATCGGCGGCATTTATGGCAAAACAGATCTTGCTTACTACCTATGGCATTACTATTCCAGTAGTAACAACCTTACATGGCACAGATATTACGCTAGTGGGTAAGGACAAAAGTTTTAGTCCCGTTGTTACATTCTCCATCAATCAATCAGATGGCGTAACTGCAGTATCACAGAATCTTAAAGATCAGACGCTGGGATACTTTGACATCACCCGCGACATCAAGGTGATCCCAAACTTTATTGATTTGGACAGGTTCAGCAATAAAGACCGTTCACATTTCAAAAAAGCGATTGCTCCGGGCAATGAACGGATATTGGTTCATACGTCCAACTTCAGAAAGGTTAAAAATACGGAGGATGTCATTCGTATTTTTAAGAAAGTACATGATGTAATCCCTTCGAAGCTTTTAATGGTTGGAGATGGTCCCGAGCGTCGAAATGCCGAAGAGCTTTCGAGAGAACTTAATGTATGCCAAGACATACGTTTCTTGGGTAAACAAGATGCGGTGGAAGAAATACTATCCGTATCGGATCTTTTCCTAATGCCTTCAAGCTCGGAAAGCTTTGGACTTGCAGCACTAGAGGCCATGGCCTGCCAAGTTCCGGTGATTTCTTCTAATACGGGTGGTTTACCTGAACTGAATAAAAATGGTGTCACAGGATTTCTCAGTGCGGTGGGCGATGTGGATGACATGGCAAAAAATGCAATCTATATTCTGGAAGATGGTGAGCGTCTACAGAAATTTAAAGAAGCAGCATTAAATCACGCCAAAGAATTCCAATTGTCTAATATTATGCCTCTTTATGAGCAATATTACCAAAAAGTCATTAATCAAACCATAAAACCACAATAA
- the arfB gene encoding alternative ribosome rescue aminoacyl-tRNA hydrolase ArfB — MNLEGVIGELTFKFSRSGGAGGQHVNKVSSKVLLQWNVEVSTAVSVEEKAMIYTVLANRINKYGIFQLECDIDRSQVRNKEIAVDRFRRILESALVPIKARKKTKIPYSSILKRLDRKKQQAQLKASRKKNFEE; from the coding sequence ATGAATTTAGAAGGAGTAATAGGCGAACTAACATTTAAGTTTTCCAGGTCAGGCGGAGCAGGCGGACAACACGTAAACAAGGTGTCATCCAAAGTATTGCTCCAGTGGAATGTCGAGGTTTCCACAGCTGTTTCTGTTGAAGAAAAGGCGATGATTTATACAGTTTTGGCAAATCGCATAAATAAATATGGAATATTTCAACTGGAATGTGATATCGATCGATCACAGGTCCGGAATAAAGAAATTGCAGTCGATCGCTTCAGGCGCATTTTGGAGTCCGCGCTTGTACCAATAAAGGCCAGAAAGAAAACAAAAATACCTTATTCAAGTATTTTAAAAAGGTTAGACAGAAAAAAGCAACAAGCTCAACTGAAAGCTTCACGCAAGAAGAACTTCGAGGAATAA
- a CDS encoding DUF1003 domain-containing protein has product MDNFISDISGQQFPSEQRILGASIRQPIFKLIKKEYPSFGKDKFIASTELTRFKEAYISEFLKDESGQLSQLDQQVINSFKENKVISASLDGDTNEPVSLGDKVADKVAEFGGSWVFIISFIFFLIVWIIANIYWLNNKGFDPYPFILLNLILSCVAALQAPVIMMSQNRQEDKDRERARNDYMVNLKAELEIRELHEKIDHLIIRKEQELAEVQRDQVEKLGFLLKKMEKIEEAFKEK; this is encoded by the coding sequence ATGGATAACTTTATAAGTGATATTTCAGGACAGCAATTTCCTTCTGAACAACGTATTTTGGGGGCTTCAATTCGACAGCCAATTTTTAAGCTGATAAAAAAGGAGTATCCAAGCTTTGGCAAAGATAAATTTATTGCTTCGACAGAGTTGACACGGTTCAAAGAAGCTTATATATCCGAGTTTTTGAAGGATGAGTCTGGGCAGTTAAGTCAACTGGATCAACAGGTAATTAATAGCTTTAAGGAAAATAAGGTCATTAGTGCGAGTTTGGATGGGGATACAAATGAACCGGTCAGCTTAGGGGATAAAGTTGCAGATAAAGTGGCTGAATTTGGTGGAAGCTGGGTCTTTATTATTTCCTTTATCTTTTTTTTAATCGTTTGGATCATAGCCAATATCTACTGGTTAAATAATAAAGGATTTGATCCCTATCCTTTTATTTTACTTAACCTGATTCTGTCCTGTGTGGCAGCGTTGCAGGCTCCCGTTATTATGATGAGTCAAAATAGGCAGGAAGATAAGGATCGCGAACGTGCTAGAAATGATTATATGGTTAACCTAAAAGCTGAGCTCGAAATTAGGGAATTGCATGAGAAAATCGATCATCTCATTATCCGTAAAGAGCAGGAACTTGCCGAAGTACAACGCGATCAAGTGGAAAAATTGGGGTTTTTGCTAAAAAAGATGGAAAAGATAGAAGAAGCATTTAAAGAAAAATGA